TCTTCTTCCGCAGCGGCTGCGGGTCGACGCCGTTTTCGGTGTTGTACGCCACCTGGATCGCGCGGCGGCGGTTGGTCTCGTCGATGGCCTTCGCCATCGAGTCGGTGATCCGGTCCGCGTACATGTGCACCTCGCCGGAGACGTTGCGGGCGGCGCGGCCGATGGTCTGGATCAGCGACGTCGCCGAGCGCAGGAAGCCTTCCTTGTCCGCATCCAGGATGCTGACCAGGGACACTTCGGGCAGGTCCAGGCCCTCACGGAGGAGGTTAATGCCGACCAGCACGTCGAAGACGCCCATCCGGAGTTCACGGAGCAGCTCCACTCGGCGCAGCGTGTCCACGTCCGAGTGCAGGTATTCGACCTTGACACCGTGCCCCAGCAGATAGTCGGTGAGGTCCTCGGCCATCCGCTTGGTCAGGGTGGTGACCAGGATGCGTTCGTTCTTCGCAGTGCGGGTCTTGATCTCGCCGAGAAGGTCATCAATCTGGCCCTTCGTGGGCTTCACGATCACCTCGGGGTCAATGAGCCCGGTGGGCCGGATGATCTGCTGGACGAAACCGTCGGACTTGCCGAGCTCGTACTTGCCCGGGGTGGCTGAGAGGTAGACGGTCTGGCCCACACGGTCCTGGAACTCGTCCCACTTGAGCGGCCGGTTGTCCATCGCCGAGGGCAGCCGGAAGCCGTGGTCCACGAGGTTGCGCTTGCGGGACATGTCGCCCTCGTACATGGCGCCGATCTGCGGGACGGTGACGTGGGATTCGTCGATCACCAGGAGGAAGTCGTCCGGGAAGTAATCGATGAGGCAGTGCGGCGCTGTCCCGCGGGCGCGGCCGTCAATGTGGCTGGAGTAGTTTTCGATGCCGTTGCAGAAGCCCATCTGCTGCATCATTTCGAGGTCGTAGGTGGTGCGCATCCGCAGCCGCTGCGCCTCGACGAGCTTGTTCTGGCTCTCCAGGACCTGGAGCCGCACGGCGAGCTCGTCCTCGATCCGCTTGATCGCCCGGCCCATGCGTTCCGGGCCGGCCACGTAGTGCGAGGCCGGGAAGACATACATCTCGGTCTCATCCCGGATGATTTCCCCGGTGAGCGGGTGCAGGGTGTAGATGTTCTCGATCTCGTCCCCGAAGAACTCGATCCGGATCGCAAGCTCCTCGTACATGGGGATGATTTCCACGGTGTCGCCGCGGACACGGAACGTGCCGCGGTGGAAGTCCATGTCGTTGCGGGAGTACTGCATGGAAACGAATTTCCGGAGCAGGTCATCGCGGTTCATTTCCGCCCCCTTGCGGAGTGTCACCATGCCGGCGATGTACTCTTCCGGGGTGCCCAGGCCATAGATGCAGGACACCGTGGCGACGACGATGACGTCCCGGCGGGTCAGCAGCGCGTTGGTGGCGGAGTGCCGGAGCCGT
This DNA window, taken from Pseudarthrobacter sp. ATCC 49987, encodes the following:
- the uvrB gene encoding excinuclease ABC subunit UvrB, with the protein product MSLAQQINRVVAPFEVISEFQPAGDQPAAIAELTERIKNGEKDVVLLGATGTGKSATTAWLIEQVQRPTLVMVQNKTLAAQLVNEFRELLPNNAVEYFVSYYDYYQPEAYVAQTDTFIEKDSSVNEEVERLRHSATNALLTRRDVIVVATVSCIYGLGTPEEYIAGMVTLRKGAEMNRDDLLRKFVSMQYSRNDMDFHRGTFRVRGDTVEIIPMYEELAIRIEFFGDEIENIYTLHPLTGEIIRDETEMYVFPASHYVAGPERMGRAIKRIEDELAVRLQVLESQNKLVEAQRLRMRTTYDLEMMQQMGFCNGIENYSSHIDGRARGTAPHCLIDYFPDDFLLVIDESHVTVPQIGAMYEGDMSRKRNLVDHGFRLPSAMDNRPLKWDEFQDRVGQTVYLSATPGKYELGKSDGFVQQIIRPTGLIDPEVIVKPTKGQIDDLLGEIKTRTAKNERILVTTLTKRMAEDLTDYLLGHGVKVEYLHSDVDTLRRVELLRELRMGVFDVLVGINLLREGLDLPEVSLVSILDADKEGFLRSATSLIQTIGRAARNVSGEVHMYADRITDSMAKAIDETNRRRAIQVAYNTENGVDPQPLRKKIADITDQIAKEDADTRELLANAGKARGKGKGGAKVRADGLAAAPAEDLVGLIEQLTEQMHAAAGELQFELAARLRDEVGELKKELRQMQSAGHA